The following coding sequences lie in one Rutidosis leptorrhynchoides isolate AG116_Rl617_1_P2 chromosome 6, CSIRO_AGI_Rlap_v1, whole genome shotgun sequence genomic window:
- the LOC139851546 gene encoding probable polygalacturonase, whose product MPVISLFIYSYLHTSTPFTHYLFSITQFNTFTYTIMVETLASSPPSNWRFNIRRSISGVLSSYKTLFTLLWIVVFASLFIWQRNFVDEFLIFRRPIVGHPVPKLRPVAFNLTDFGGVGDGVTLNTLAFEKAVYMISKLGKKGGGQLNVPAGKWLTAPFNLTSHMTLFLAEDAVILGLDDERFWPLMPPLPSYGYGREHPGSRYGSLIHGENLKDVVITGHNGTIDGQGKRWWKRYRQKLLNHTRGPLVQIMYSSDIVISNITLRNSPFWTLHPYDCKNVTIRNMTILAPLFEAPNTDGIDPDSCEDMVIEDSYISVGDDAIAIKSGWDQYGIAYGRPSQNILIRNLIVQSMVSAGISIGSEMSGGVSNVTIENVLIWNSRRAVRIKTAAGRGAYIKDITYRNLTFENVRVGIIIKTDYNEHPDAGFDPKAFPVIRAINYSSIHGEGVRVPVRIHGSADIRVRDVTFRDMSVGITYKKKHIFQCAYVSGRVIGSIFPKPCENLDLYDEQGNLVKKSVSENASDIDYDV is encoded by the exons ATGCCCGTAATTTCACTATTCATCTACTCATATCTCCATACATCAACACCATTCACCCATTACCTATTCTCCATAACTCAATTCAACACATTTACCTACACTATCATGGTTGAAACCCTAGCTTCGTCGCCACCTTCAAATTGGCGATTCAATATCCGCCGTTCGATCTCCGGCGTACTCTCTTCTTACAAAACGTTATTCACACTCTTATGGATCGTTGTATTCGCATCGTTGTTCATCTGGCAGAGAAATTTCGTTGACGAATTTTTGATTTTCCGGCGACCGATTGTTGGACATCCCGTGCCGAAGTTACGGCCGGTGGCGTTTAATTTGACTGATTTTGGAGGTGTTGGTGATGGTGTAACACTGAATACGTTAGCTTTTGAGAAAGCTGTTTATATGATATCTAAATTAGGGAAGAAAGGTGGTGGTCAGCTGAATGTACCTGCCGGAAAATGGTTGACTGCGCCGTTTAATTTGACTAGTCATATGACTTTGTTTCTAGCTGAAGATGCCGTTATACTTGGTCTcgat GATGAAAGGTTTTGGCCTCTAATGCCGCCTTTGCCTTCTTATGGTTATGGTAGAGAACATCCCGGATCCCGTTATGGGAGTTTGATTCATGGTGAAAATCTCAAAGATGTTGTGATCACAG GGCATAATGGTACTATTGATGGGCAGGGTAAAAGATGGTGGAAGAGGTATCGTCAAAAGCTTCTTAACCACACAAGAGGCCCACTTGTGCAGATCATGTATTCAAGTGACATAGTGATATCTAATATTACGTTACGTAATTCACCTTTTTGGACACTCCATCCGTATGATTGTAAGAATGTAACAATAAGAAATATGACAATCCTTGCTCCCCTCTTTGAAGCCCCAAATACAGATGGTATAGATCCTG ATTCATGTGAAGATATGGTAATCGAAGACAGCTATATAAGTGTTGGTGACGATGCCATTGCAATAAAAAGTGGTTGGGATCAATACGGCATTGCTTATGGTCGACCATCACAAAATATCCTTATCAGAAACCTTATAGTTCAATCTATGGTGAG TGCTGGAATATCAATTGGGAGTGAAATGTCAGGCGGTGTATCAAACGTAACAATTGAGAATGTTCTAATATGGAACTCGAGACGGGCTGTTCGAATCAAGACAGCTGCAGGCAGAGGGGCATACATCAAAGACATAACATACAGAAATCTGACCTTCGAAAACGTGAGGGTGGGTATAATTATAAAAACAGATTACAACGAGCACCCTGATGCTGGTTTTGACCCGAAAGCTTTTCCAGTAATCAGGGCCATAAATTATAGCTCCATACACGGTGAGGGAGTGCGCGTGCCAGTAAGAATACATGGTAGTGCAGATATTCGAGTTAGGGACGTAACTTTTAGGGATATGTCAGTAGGGATTACATACAAAAAGAAACACATATTCCAATGTGCTTATGTTTCTGGACGGGTGATAGGTAGCATCTTCCCGAAACCATGCGAGAATCTTGATCTTTATGATGAACAAGGAAACCTTGTGAAAAAGTCAGTATCTGAAAATGCTTCAGACATAGATTATGATGTCTAA
- the LOC139851954 gene encoding protein STRICTOSIDINE SYNTHASE-LIKE 5-like — MEYGFITASFVIVLALAVTLQVYFFSPISPDLLEIPPAASSNLFTPNNHLQKVVKLGDGILDKPEDVCVDQKGMLYTATRDGWIKRLHTNGTWENWKRVHNKHTLLGLTFTKAGDLIVCDTDQGLIKIDENGAVTALATHMNGEPIRFADDVVEAGDGSLYFTVASTKFGLHNWHLDILEAKPHGQLLKYDPTTKETSLVLDGLGFANGVDISVDQEFLVVCETWKFRCLKYWLKEGKKGQVDIFIDNLPGCPDNIKLAPDGSFWVAILQFTSSRLNFVHSSKAIKHVLATFPKLIDQIKVTERSAMALNVGSDGRIIKRLDDPTGQVVSFVTSVLEFEGDLYLGSLKNNFIGKLPIKTAV, encoded by the exons ATGGAGTACGGTTTTATAACAGCAAGCTTTGTTATTGTTCTAGCACTTGCAGTTACACTTCAAGTATACTTCTTCTCTCCAATATCTCCAGACCTACTTGAAATACCTCCTGCAGCCTCATCAAACCTTTTTACCCCAAACAACCACTTACAG aAAGTCGTTAAGCTCGGGGACGGAATACTAGACAAACCAGAAGATGTGTGTGTGGACCAAAAGGGGATGCTGTATACAGCCACAAGAGATGGGTGGATCAAAAGATTGCATACAAATGGGACATGGGAAAATTGGAAGAGGGTACATAACAAACATACTTTACTTGGTTTAACATTCACAAAGGCTGGTGATCTTATTGTGTGTGATACTGATCAG GGTTTGATTAAGATCGATGAAAACGGTGCAGTGACAGCTTTAGCAACACATATGAATGGTGAACCAATAAGATTTGCAGATGATGTTGTGGAAGCAGGTGATGGAAGCTTATACTTTACTGTTGCCAGCACTAAATTCGGGTTACATAACTGGCACCTTGATATTTTAGAAGCCAAACCCCATGGGCAGCTTCTTAAATATGACCCAACCACAAAGGAAACGTCATTGGTTTTAGATGGACTCGGGTTTGCAAACGGGGTGGACATCTCCGTGGACCAAGAGTTTTTGGTGGTTTGTGAAACATGGAA ATTCAGGTGCCTAAAGTACTGGCTAAAGGAAGGCAAGAAAGGTCAAGTTGACATTTTTATCGACAATCTTCCTGGATGTCCAGACAACATTAAACTTGCACCTGATGGGTCATTTTGGGTAGCAATACTTCAG TTTACGTCGAGTAGGCTGAACTTTGTGCATTCTTCCAAGGCAATTAAACACGTTTTGGCTACATTTCCAAAGCTGATAGATCAAATTAAAGTGACTGAGAGAAGCGCAATGGCATTGAATGTAGGGAGTGATGGAAGAATTATCAAAAGGTTGGATGATCCTACTGGACAGGTGGTTTCTTTTGTCACATCAGTTCTGGAGTTTGAGGGTGATCTTTACTTGGGAAGCTTAAAAAACAACTTCATAGGCAAGTTACCTATCAAAACTGCAGTATGA
- the LOC139851955 gene encoding ATP-dependent DNA helicase Q-like 3 — protein sequence MKKALLPAKTISGDKKISGKEALTKLLRWHFGHSEYRGTQLAAIEAVLSGRDCFCLMPTGGGKSICYQIPALSKPGIVLVVSPLIALMENQVMELKKKGVAAEYLSSTQTAQVRNKIHEELESGNPRLRLLYVTPELIATAGFMSKLIKIHSRGLLNLIAIDEAHCISTWGHDFRPSYRNLASLRKRLPDIPILALTATAVPKVQADVIESLNMEDPLVLKSSFNRPNIYYEVRFKDLLTDLYVDLADLIKSCGDVCGIVYCLERTTCDHLASHLAKSGISCAAYHAGLNNKLRTSVLDDWLSAKTQVVVATVAFGMGIDRKDVRIVCHFNIPKSMVSFYQESGRAGRDQQPSRSVLYYGIDDCKKMQFILNKEESKKLQSSLQDGSPKKSIADFVLMVEYCETSCCRRKKILDGFGEQVSTLLCKKSCDSCKDPNLVAKYLEELKAMCSLRSRIGSSQIFMSSSSNPADEVDFSEYWSRDEEAIASEDDISDDDDGVDLVEGLTQSALPSKSRISDKLELLQRAEEKYYQNKDTDKQTHKLDKNAIYGTLRESCKQRLLNALNETQHRLYNVPIDPETSSTFLENECHKKYGKTGKSFYLSQIASTVRWLSTTNATDFNSRVVATIQSPNLKYVTEVGPASPSPYVSDQETKMTNEKDPGNAASSPVQTTYTDIKLPPIPSFSEFVNNKNRNDSKPSTVNRESSYKRSRLQ from the exons ATGAAGAAGGCCTTACTACCTGCGAAAACTATCTCCGGTGATAAGAAAATATCCGGTAAAGAAGCCCTAACGAAGCTTCTCAGATGGCATTTTGGTCATTCCGAGTATCGCGGAACGCAATTGGCAGCCATTGAAGCTGTTTTATCAG GTAGAGATTGTTTCTGTTTGATGCCAACTGGTGGCGGGAAGTCAATTTGTTATCAAATACCTGCGTTGTCGAAACCGGGAATTGTGCTTGTTGTTTCTCCTTTAATAG CGTTGATG GAAAATCAAGTTATGGAATTGAAGAAGAAAGGGGTGGCTGCCGAATATTTGTCATCAACTCAGACTGCACAAGTTAGGAATAAA ATACATGAAGAACTAGAATCTGGAAATCCAAGATTGAGGTTGCTCTATGTCACACCAGAATTGATTGCAACAGCAGGATTTATGTCTAAGCTGATAAAAATTCACTCTAGAGGATTGTTGAATCTGATTGCAATTGACGAG GCACATTGCATCTCAACATGGGGACACGATTTTAG GCCTAGCTACCGAAACTTAGCATCTTTGAGGAAGCGTTTGCCAGACATTCCAATATTAGCATTGACTGCTACTGCTGTTCCTAA GGTTCAAGCTGATGTGATAGAGTCCTTGAATATGGAGGACCCCCTAGTTCTGAAATCATCATTTAATCGCCCAAATATATATTATGAAG TTCGATTTAAAGACCTTCTAACTGACCTGTATGTTGATCTGGCTGATCTAATCAAATCTTGTGGAGATGTCTGTGGGATTGTTTACTGCCTTGAACGTACAACATGTGATCACTTGGCTTCTCATTTAGCTAAGAGTGGCATTTCGTGTGCTG CATATCATGCTGGCTTGAACAATAAATTGCGGACCTCTGTTTTGGATGATTGGCTTTCAGCTAAGACACAAGTTGTAGTGGCTACAGTTGCTTTTGG GATG GGTATTGATCGGAAGGATGTTAGAATCGTTTGTCATTTCAATATTCCTAAATCAATGGTTTCTTTTTATCAAGAATCGGGTAGAGCTGGTCGTGATCAGCAGCCTTCTAGAAGTGTTCTCTACTACGGAATAGATGACTGCAAGAAAATG CAATTTATATTGAATAAAGAGGAGAGCAAGAAGCTGCAGTCAAGTTTGCAAGACGGGTCACCAAAGAAGTCAATTGCTGACTTTGTTTTG ATGGTCGAGTATTGTGAAACATCCTGTTGTCGTAGGAAAAAGATCCTTGACGGTTTTGGGGAACAG GTATCAACGTTATTGTGTAAGAAATCATGTGATTCATGCAAAGATCCGAATTTAGTGGCGAAGTACTTGGAGGAGCTTAAGGCTATGTGTTCCCTTCGTAGTAGAATTGGATCCTCACAGATATTCATGAGCAG CTCCTCAAATCCGGCTGATGAAGTAGACTTCTCTGAATATTGGTCTCGTGACGAGGAAGCAATTGCTTCAGAGGATGATATATCTGATGACGATG ATGGCGTCGATCTTGTGGAAGGTCTTACACAGTCAGCCTTACCGTCTAAATCAAGAATTAGTGACAAGCTAGAGTTGTTGCAACGAGCAGAAGAGAAATACTATCAGAATAAAGATACAGATAAACAG ACCCATAAACTAGACAAAAATGCTATATATGGTACCCTGAGAGAGTCCTGTAAGCAAAGGTTGCTCAATGCATTAAATGAGACGCAACATCGGCTCTACAACGTGCC GATAGACCCTGAAACATCTTCCACGTTCTTGGAGAACGAGTGCCACAAAAAATACGGAAAAACTGGGAAATCGTTTTATTTGTCACAAATTGCTAGTACCGTTAGGTGGCTTTCAACAACCAATGCTACAGATTTCAACTCTAGGGTTGTCGCAACCATTCAGAGTCCTAATTTAAAATATGTAACGGAAGTGGGACCCGCAAGTCCTTCCCCTTATGTATCAGATCAGGAAACAAAGATGACGAATGAGAAAGATCCCGGAAATGCTGCGTCAAGTCCTGTACAGACGACTTACACAGATATAAAGCTGCCACCTATCCCATCTTTCTCCGAGTTCGTCAACAATAAGAACAGAAACGATAGCAAACCATCAACAGTAAATCGAGAGTCATCATATAAAAGAAGCAGACTTCAGTAG
- the LOC139853938 gene encoding uncharacterized protein — MAALSLAFKLSLFIVYLVSGVESVHRNKMDLTASEIITKLNLMPNAEGGFFTETFRDYSVNLTTSQLPSRFEVDRPISTAIYFFLPSGNVSNLHRIPSAETWHFYLGEPITILEIHDINGSVKVTCMGHDILDNMRLQYTVPPDVWFGAFPTRDYDLLTNNKVKKNAPRDSEKHFSLVGTTVAPAFEPDDFVLAKRSQLVARFPHLISLITILTSSN, encoded by the exons ATGGCTGCTCTCAGTTTAGCATTCAAGCTTTCTCTGTTTATTGTGTATTTAGTTTCTGGTGTTGAGTCTGTGCACCGTAACAAGATGGATCTAACAGCATCAGAAATCATAACAAAGTTGAATCTGATGCCAAATGCAGAAGGTGGATTTTTCACAGAGACTTTTAGAGATTATTCAGTCAATCTTACAACTTCTCAACTACCCTCCAGAT TCGAGGTTGATCGTCCTATCAGTACAGCAATATACTTTTTCCTTCCATCTGGGAATGTATCGAATCTACACCGTATACCAAGTGCAGAAACATGGCACTTTTATTTGGGTGAACCTATTACG ATACTTGAAATCCACGATATAAATGGGAGCGTCAAGGTAACATGCATGGGACATGATATTTTAGATAACATGCGGTTGCAGTATACAGTGCCACCAGATGTGTGGTTTGGTGCATTTCCGACTAGAGATTATGACTTATTAACGAACAATAAAGTTAAGAAAAATGCACCAAGGGATTCAGAGAAGCACTTTTCCTTGGTGGGAACAACTGTTGCACCCGCTTTCGAGCCTGATGATTTTGTGCTGGCTAAACGTTCTCAACTCGTTGCTCGTTTTCCTCATCTAATTTCCCTCATTACTATTCTCACATCTTCTAATTAA